The proteins below come from a single Necator americanus strain Aroian chromosome V, whole genome shotgun sequence genomic window:
- a CDS encoding hypothetical protein (NECATOR_CHRV.G20564.T1): MNPLLLTLFLASLQLYNNAVTSAAGFKCQNSLISDQWRKGILELVNGFRRTVAKGEQVVKDAKTAPMAKKMNQLNWDCNIEAAAQTAAATCPTTPAPLPTFQASTYKLGYITATKTIKANSCDATKTAKDLLTELWNAAVPDQDQNLLGKGEKVFSQLAHDKVSAFACTYQICQSTNYYLLCFFNQKPATTDPNVYESDAKNYCGDCDTCVNGLCDTPLEPALFKSTFCGTGASACTGKFSDNFRRTALEMHNYYRRLLATGWAKSGESYAKPATKMIELQYDKALEAEAVKKIKDCKADLNNAVGENFWSTDVSATNNIGEVAIKKAVAKWWKPSGNKAFGENRKNTKGLMSAANIAYDEATKVGCAIDAGAACLKLGKLYILCKYDKSPDIGEEIYEAGNKACSKCVTTGTHPSCSPLGGLCV, encoded by the exons ATGAATCCGCTTCTTCTG actCTTTTCCTTGCAAGTCTGCAGCTCTACAACAACGCAGTCACTTCAGCTGCAG GCTTTAAATGTCAAAACTCGCTAATTTCCGACCAATGGAGGAAAGGAATTCTGGAACTTGTCAATGGTTTTCGTCGAACAGTAGCGAAAGGAGAGCAAGTAGTTAAAGACGCCAAGACAGCGCCGATGGCTAAGAAGATGAATCAACTG AATTGGGACTGCAATATAGAAGCAGCAGCACAGACTGCTGCTGCGACTTGCCCTACTACACCTGCACCATTACCGACGTTCCAAGCCTCCACCTATAAACTCGGCTATATAACTGCGAC GAAAACAATTAAAGCTAACAGCTGTGACGCTACCAAAACAGCAAAAGATTTGCTGACTGAACTATGGAACGCCGCAGTTCCAGATCAAGATCAAAATCTATTAGGAAAGGGCGAGAAAGTGTTCTCTCAG CTTGCCCACGACAAAGTAAGTGCATTCGCATGCACATACCAAATTTGCCAATCGACAAACTACTATCTCTTGTGTTTCTTCAACCAGAA GCCAGCCACTACGGATCCAAACGTCTATGAATCTGATGCGAAGAATTACTGCGGTGACTGCGATACTTGTGTAAATGGTCTTTGCGATACACCTTTAGAACCAG CACTTTTCAAGAGCACATTTTGCGGTACCGGTGCCAGTGCCTGTACAGGCAAGTTTTCGGACAATTTTAGACGTACTGCACTGGAAATGCACAACTACTACAG ACGCCTCCTTGCTACAGGATGGGCGAAGTCTGGTGAAAGCTATGCAAAACCAGCaacaaaaatgattgaatTG CAATATGATAAAGCCCTTGAAGCCGAAGCTGTGAAGAAGATTAAAGACTGCAAAGCTGATCTAAACAATGCAGTCGgagaaaatttctggagtACAGATGTCAGCGCAACCAACAATATTGGTGAAGTCGCCATTAAAAAG GCAGTGGCTAAATGGTGGAAGCCTTCTGGAAACAAAGCTTTTGGAGAGAACCGCAAAAATACCAAAGGTCTCATGTCTGCCGCAAAC ATAGCATATGATGAAGCCACCAAGGTCGGCTGCGCTATAGATGCTGGAGCAGCTTGCCTGAAACTCGGGAAGCTATATATTCTGTGCAAATATGACAA GTCACCTGATATAGGTGAAGAGATCTACGAAGCTGGAAATAAGGCGTGTTCGAAGTGCGTTACTACCGGTACCCACCCGTCGTGCTCTCCGTTGGGTGGATTGTGCGTTTAA
- a CDS encoding hypothetical protein (NECATOR_CHRV.G20563.T1) codes for MDTLVLTLLLACLQLQNNAVTSATDFNCQNSLISESWREVVLKTINDLRRTVSKGEQKGQGNADLPKAKEMNELNWDCNIEAAAQTAAAECPANPQLPTYTAAGAATYKIGSLKATATVKASCDATSTTKDLLNTAWKTAVEKQADEKAVADNTAFSLIARDKADAFACTYQVCKSEFYLLCFFNQEAPAQGDVYTKEAADYCTGQNCNCVNALCQTTLQPAIFTSTICSTCDGEFSDNVRLTALDKHNYYRRLLATGWAKYGTNYAKPATKMIELQYEKTLEDDAKQKIANCPDGLAAADQENLWMKDGTGFDTPFEDAMKMAVDEWWAPFESTGFGDDLKNTAALKTAAYIAYDEATKIGCAVESCVKKGRLYILCKYDSAPAINAVIYASGNTCSKCSATASTKKCSTLGGLCVA; via the exons ATGGATACGCTTGTTCTG ACTCTTCTTCTTGCATGTCTACAACTCCAGAATAATGCAGTTACATCAGCTACAG ATTTCAATTGCCaaaattcattgatttctgAGAGCTGGAGGGAGGTAGTTTTGAAAACCATCAATGATTTGCGGCGAACAGTATCGAAAGGAGAACAGAAAGGTCAAGGAAATGCGGATTTGCCGAAAGCTAAGGAAATGAACGAACTG aattggGATTGCAATATAGAAGCAGCAGCTCAGACCGCCGCTGCGGAGTGTCCTGCTAATCCTCAACTGCCCACATACACTGCTGCAGGAGCTGCCACCTATAAAATCGGATCTCTGAAGGCAAC AGCTACTGTGAAAGCCAGTTGCGATGCCACATCAACAACAAAAGATCTTCTGAATACAGCGTGGAAAACTGCAGTTGAGAAGCAGGCAGATGAGAAGGCAGTTGCAGACAACACAGCGTTCAGTCTG ATTGCTCGCGACAAAGCTGATGCATTCGCATGCACATATCAAGTCTGCAAGTCAGAATTCTACTTGCTCTGTTTCTTCAACCAAGA AGCTCCAGCACAAGGTGACGTGTACACCAAAGAAGCTGCTGACTACTGCACTGGGCAGAACTGCAATTGTGTGAACGCACTTTGTCAAACAACTTTACAGCCAG CAATTTTCACAAGCACAATCTGTAGTACGTGCGATGGAGAGTTCTCAGACAATGTTAGGCTTACTGCATTAGACAAGCACAACTACTACAG GCGTCTTCTCGCTACAGGATGGGCGAAATATGGCACAAACTATGCGAAACCAGCTACAAAAATGATTGAATTG CAATACGAAAAGACGCTTGAGGATGAcgcgaaacaaaaaattgcaaactgCCCCGACGGATTAGCTGCTGCAGATCAAGAAAACCTTTGGATGAAAGATGGCACCGGATTCGACACACCATTTGAAGACGCTATGAAAATg GCTGTGGATGAATGGTGGGCACCATTTGAGAGCACAGGTTTCGGAGACGACCTCAAGAACACAGCAGCCCTCAAAACCGCCGCATAC ATAGCATATGATGAAGCCACCAAGATTGGTTGTGCTGTGGAGTCCTGTGTGAAAAAAGGTCGCCTATATATCCTCTGCAAATATGACTC GGCACCAGCTATAAATGCTGTTATCTACGCATCTGGCAATACCTGTTCAAAATGCAGTGCTACCGCGAGCACTAAGAAGTGTTCTACACTCGGCGGATTGTGCGTGGCGTGA
- a CDS encoding hypothetical protein (NECATOR_CHRV.G20563.T2): MLRMIKLVIADNEEDALNNANDFNCQNSLISESWREVVLKTINDLRRTVSKGEQKGQGNADLPKAKEMNELNWDCNIEAAAQTAAAECPANPQLPTYTAAGAATYKIGSLKATATVKASCDATSTTKDLLNTAWKTAVEKQADEKAVADNTAFSLIARDKADAFACTYQVCKSEFYLLCFFNQEAPAQGDVYTKEAADYCTGQNCNCVNALCQTTLQPAIFTSTICSTCDGEFSDNVRLTALDKHNYYRRLLATGWAKYGTNYAKPATKMIELQYEKTLEDDAKQKIANCPDGLAAADQENLWMKDGTGFDTPFEDAMKMAVDEWWAPFESTGFGDDLKNTAALKTAAYIAYDEATKIGCAVESCVKKGRLYILCKYDSAPAINAVIYASGNTCSKCSATASTKKCSTLGGLCVA, translated from the exons ATGTTAAGGATGATCAAGCTTGTTATCGCCGACAACGAAGAAGATGCATTAAACAACGCTAACG ATTTCAATTGCCaaaattcattgatttctgAGAGCTGGAGGGAGGTAGTTTTGAAAACCATCAATGATTTGCGGCGAACAGTATCGAAAGGAGAACAGAAAGGTCAAGGAAATGCGGATTTGCCGAAAGCTAAGGAAATGAACGAACTG aattggGATTGCAATATAGAAGCAGCAGCTCAGACCGCCGCTGCGGAGTGTCCTGCTAATCCTCAACTGCCCACATACACTGCTGCAGGAGCTGCCACCTATAAAATCGGATCTCTGAAGGCAAC AGCTACTGTGAAAGCCAGTTGCGATGCCACATCAACAACAAAAGATCTTCTGAATACAGCGTGGAAAACTGCAGTTGAGAAGCAGGCAGATGAGAAGGCAGTTGCAGACAACACAGCGTTCAGTCTG ATTGCTCGCGACAAAGCTGATGCATTCGCATGCACATATCAAGTCTGCAAGTCAGAATTCTACTTGCTCTGTTTCTTCAACCAAGA AGCTCCAGCACAAGGTGACGTGTACACCAAAGAAGCTGCTGACTACTGCACTGGGCAGAACTGCAATTGTGTGAACGCACTTTGTCAAACAACTTTACAGCCAG CAATTTTCACAAGCACAATCTGTAGTACGTGCGATGGAGAGTTCTCAGACAATGTTAGGCTTACTGCATTAGACAAGCACAACTACTACAG GCGTCTTCTCGCTACAGGATGGGCGAAATATGGCACAAACTATGCGAAACCAGCTACAAAAATGATTGAATTG CAATACGAAAAGACGCTTGAGGATGAcgcgaaacaaaaaattgcaaactgCCCCGACGGATTAGCTGCTGCAGATCAAGAAAACCTTTGGATGAAAGATGGCACCGGATTCGACACACCATTTGAAGACGCTATGAAAATg GCTGTGGATGAATGGTGGGCACCATTTGAGAGCACAGGTTTCGGAGACGACCTCAAGAACACAGCAGCCCTCAAAACCGCCGCATAC ATAGCATATGATGAAGCCACCAAGATTGGTTGTGCTGTGGAGTCCTGTGTGAAAAAAGGTCGCCTATATATCCTCTGCAAATATGACTC GGCACCAGCTATAAATGCTGTTATCTACGCATCTGGCAATACCTGTTCAAAATGCAGTGCTACCGCGAGCACTAAGAAGTGTTCTACACTCGGCGGATTGTGCGTGGCGTGA
- a CDS encoding hypothetical protein (NECATOR_CHRV.G20562.T1): MAICTYNARTLASEAAIEDLMMQAKKIKYDVIGLTETRRRHPLNAVYETGEELFLGTCDSRGVGGVGVLVNTSMAKNIDSFEQLTTRIGRLRMRRCGPIPALTIFVVYAPTSSYEEEEVEAFYMDLEKFYQEDHAFYKVIVGDFNAKVGPRRTPEELHIGTYGLQWNDQGERLSEFIMTTKTIHGNSQFQKPSSLRWTWESPGGGYRNEIDHIIVNKRFCLTDVGVVPKFYTGSDHRLLRGIFSFTRRAEKAAKFRERNPRTTINWDLFATLAGFWEDSAMDNIDEEYDRLVEHLHDCAKKAESFKTTKRRLSLETLELIRQRGAARAAGNQELTSELARLCREAIKEDLKERRAEVLAEAAEAGKSIRYARRDFASRKTRMTALRNPKGTAIASRRGMEKIIYDFYSDLFDSHVHLPPHHLREDGQVIPEVLPSEIRHAIMSVRNRTAPGPDRIRPEHLKSLPPVLINTLARLFTRYLSECKVPKQWKTSKTVLLYKKGDPHDIGNYRPICLLSVIYKLFTRVILNRIEKVLDEGQPCEQAGFRKGFSTIDHIHTVSKLIEVSREYKMPLCLTFIDLKKAFDSVETEAVVEALDNQGVPTQYIKVLRELYSNFTTGISPFYKNIIIDVKRGVRQGDTISPKIFTATLENAMRKLEWDDMGVKVDGRQLHHLRFADDIVLVTPSISQAERMLTEFDETCGCIGLQLNLQKTMFMRNGWVSDAPFTLNGTNISECTSYVYLGRELNMMNDLTPELGRRRRAAWGAYKSIEDVVKKTRNTRLRAHLFNTTVLPALIYASEAWAFRKQEENAVSVIERAIERVMLGVSRFTQVRDGIRSSLLRQRSKIRDAAAFAKESKIRWAGHVMRFDDNRWTRAVSDWVPRDIKRTTGRPPTRGSDFFTKSLKEKYDALRVPRERRNHWATLARDRDKWKDYWRPLDQFEDQRESR, translated from the coding sequence atggcgatctgtacttataacgcacgtacgcttgcatcggaagcggccatcgaagatctgatgatgcaagccaagaagatcaagtacgacgtcatcggactgaccgagacgagacgacgtcaccctctcaacgccgtatatgaaactggagaagaactgttcttaggaacatgcgacagtagaggtgttggtggagttggcgtcctcgtcaacacgagtatggcaaagaacatcgactcttttgaacaacttacgacccgaatcggacgtctgcggatgagaagatgtggcccaataccagctttgactatcttcgtcgtttacgctccaacatcaagctacgaagaagaagaagtcgaagctttctatatggacctggagaagttctaccaagaagatcatgccttctacaaggtcatagttggcgatttcaacgctaaggttggcccaagaagaacgccggaggaacttcacatcgggacctacggcctacaatggaatgaccagggagagaggctctccgagttcatcatgacgactaagaccatccatgggaactcgcaatttcagaagccctcttctttacgctggacgtgggagtcacccggtggagggtaccgtaatgaaatagaccacatcatcgtcaataaaaggttctgcctgacggacgtcggtgttgtaccaaagttctatacgggatcggaccatcgcctcctccgaggaatattttccttcacaaggagagcagagaaagccgccaagttcagagagagaaatcccaggactaccatcaactgggatctcttcgctacgctagccggcttttgggaagattctgcaatggacaacatcgacgaggaatatgaccggcttgtcgaacaccttcacgactgcgcgaagaaggctgagagttttaaaaccaccaagaggcgcctgtctcttgaaactcttgagctgatacgccagcgtggagcagcacgagccgcagggaaccaagaactcacgtccgagctcgcaaggctttgccgagaggcgataaaggaagaccttaaagagagaagagcagaagtgctggctgaagctgcagaggcggggaaaagcatccgctatgcccgtcgagacttcgccagtcgcaagacgaggatgactgctctccggaacccaaagggaacagccattgcatcgagaagggggatggagaaaatcatctacgacttctactctgatctcttcgacagccatgtccacttgcctcctcaccatctgagggaagatggacaagtcattccagaggttctcccgtccgaaatacgacatgctatcatgtcggtaagaaatcgtacggcacccggtcccgacagaataagaccagaacacctgaagagccttccgccagtactcatcaacaccctggcgaggctctttacacgttatctgtcggaatgcaaggttcctaaacagtggaagaccagcaagaccgtgttgttgtataaaaagggagatccacatgacatcggcaactatcgcccaatctgcctactgtccgtcatctacaagctctttacaagagtaatccttaataggattgaaaaagtcttggatgaaggacagccatgcgagcaagcagggtttcgaaaaggattcagcacgattgaccacattcacactgtttcgaaactcatcgaggtatcacgagagtacaagatgccgctctgtctcaccttcatcgacttaaagaaggctttcgactcggttgagacggaagcggtcgtggaagccttggacaaccaaggcgtccctactcaatatataaaggtacttcgagagttgtatagtaacttcacgaccggaatttcgccattctacaagaacatcatcattgacgtgaagaggggggtccgacagggtgatacaatttcacccaaaatattcacagccaccctcgagaacgcaatgcgaaagttggaatgggacgacatgggagtgaaggttgatggtcggcagctacaccatttgcgctttgctgatgacatcgtactggtaacacctagcatcagccaagcggaacgaatgctgaccgaattcgacgaaacatgtggatgcatcggtcttcagctgaatctacaaaagacgatgttcatgcggaacggatgggtctcggatgccccattcacgctcaacggaacgaacatatccgaatgcaccagctacgtttatctgggtcgggaactgaacatgatgaacgacctgacccccgagctgggcaggaggagacgagcggcttggggagcgtacaagagcatcgaggatgtagtgaagaagaccaggaacacccggctccgtgctcacctcttcaacaccaccgtacttcctgctttgatctatgcttcggaagcgtgggcatttcgcaagcaggaagaaaacgcggtgagcgtcattgaacgcgcaattgagagagtgatgctaggagtatcccgtttcacgcaagtgagggacgggattcgaagttctctcctacgtcagcgatcgaagattagagacgccgccgcgtttgccaaggaaagtaaaataaggtgggccggacacgtgatgcgctttgatgacaaccgttggaccagagccgtgagcgactgggttccccgcgatattaagcgcactacaggaagaccgccgacccgagggtcagatttcttcacgaagtccttgaaagaaaaatatgatgctcttcgtgtcccacgcgaaaggaggaaccactgggcgactctggcacgcgatcgggacaaatggaaggattactggcgcccgctcgaccagttcgaagatcaacgggagtcaaggtga
- a CDS encoding hypothetical protein (NECATOR_CHRV.G20565.T1): MTWQRALQLKALTMDMMQSHACATTCGRSQHQRNTMVFRANKINLTYIQSETRKNCAIKLADDFGNRRLRSVMYSTHDPIFANDTGKVATHDVRRSAR, translated from the exons ATGACATGGCAAA GAGCTCTACAGTTAAAAGCCCTTACAATGGATATGATGCAATCTCATGCATGCGCGACAACTTGCGGGCGTTCACAACACCAGCGAAACACCATGGTGTTTCgtgcaaacaaaataaatctgACATATATTCAAAGTGAAACCAGGAAG AATTGCGCCATCAAGCTTGCCGATGATTTCGGCAACCGTCGGCTTCGTTCCGTCATGTATTCTACCCACGACCCAATCTTTGCTAACGACACGGGCAAAGTTGCGACGCACGATGTTCGTCGATCTGCGCGATAG